In the Sphingomonas sp. LM7 genome, one interval contains:
- the ftsZ gene encoding cell division protein FtsZ produces the protein MSIEFLPADVDELTPKITVIGVGGAGGNAIANMIRADVQGVEFLVANTDAQALKQSSAGHRIQLGAKITQGLGAGSRPEIGRAAAEETIDQVQKALEGAHMCFIAAGMGGGTGTGAAPVIAKAARDMGILTVGVVTKPFAFEGRRRAQSAESGIEELQKYVDTLIVIPNQNLFLIANANTTFKQAFEMADEVLQQGVRGITDLMVMPGLINLDFADVRSVMQEMGKAMMGTGEADGDDRALIAAQKAIANPLLDGVSMNGAKGVIVSITGGEDMRLLEVDEAANHIRELVDPDANIIWGSAFNPDLEGKIRVSVVATGIDADAQARIVPAPEQTRVFSFSTPRRSAAAEPVAPAAEPGFSEPSYETEEAQEAEPAVVLEAPDAVEPEPQAEPVTSYDEPGESDELLLGEGSAIEEPAPEPEPAPAPELTSRRRWLTGGADEEPAPEPKPAGRRAGGTLFERMASRGASKTTDDDDKDPLDIPRFLRSQNNQ, from the coding sequence ATGAGCATCGAATTTCTTCCGGCTGACGTCGACGAGCTGACGCCCAAGATCACCGTGATCGGTGTGGGTGGCGCTGGCGGCAACGCGATCGCGAACATGATCCGCGCCGACGTCCAGGGGGTCGAGTTCCTCGTCGCCAACACCGACGCACAGGCACTCAAGCAGTCTTCGGCCGGGCATCGCATCCAGCTGGGCGCGAAGATCACGCAAGGCCTGGGCGCAGGTTCGCGTCCCGAGATCGGCCGCGCTGCTGCCGAAGAGACGATCGATCAGGTGCAGAAGGCGCTTGAGGGCGCGCATATGTGCTTCATCGCAGCCGGCATGGGCGGCGGAACCGGCACCGGTGCGGCACCCGTCATCGCCAAGGCGGCGCGTGACATGGGCATCCTGACCGTCGGCGTCGTCACCAAGCCGTTCGCCTTCGAGGGCCGCCGCCGCGCACAATCGGCGGAATCGGGCATCGAAGAGCTGCAGAAATATGTCGATACGCTGATCGTCATCCCCAACCAGAACCTGTTCCTGATCGCCAACGCCAACACGACGTTCAAGCAGGCGTTCGAGATGGCCGACGAGGTGCTCCAGCAGGGCGTCCGCGGCATCACCGACCTGATGGTCATGCCCGGCCTGATCAACCTCGACTTCGCCGACGTCCGTTCGGTGATGCAGGAGATGGGCAAGGCGATGATGGGCACCGGCGAGGCGGACGGCGACGATCGCGCGCTGATCGCGGCGCAGAAGGCGATCGCCAATCCGCTGCTCGACGGCGTCTCGATGAACGGCGCCAAGGGCGTGATCGTCTCGATCACCGGCGGCGAGGACATGCGCCTGCTCGAAGTCGACGAAGCCGCGAACCATATCCGCGAGCTGGTCGATCCCGATGCGAACATCATCTGGGGTTCGGCGTTCAATCCCGATCTCGAGGGCAAGATCCGTGTGTCGGTCGTCGCGACCGGTATCGATGCCGATGCTCAGGCCCGCATCGTGCCGGCGCCCGAGCAGACCCGTGTCTTCTCCTTCTCCACGCCGCGCCGCAGCGCCGCTGCCGAGCCGGTCGCACCCGCTGCCGAGCCGGGCTTCTCCGAGCCGAGCTACGAGACCGAGGAAGCGCAGGAAGCCGAGCCCGCCGTGGTTCTCGAGGCGCCCGACGCCGTCGAGCCCGAGCCGCAGGCAGAGCCCGTGACCAGCTATGACGAGCCCGGCGAATCCGACGAGCTGCTGCTCGGCGAAGGTAGCGCGATCGAGGAGCCTGCTCCCGAGCCCGAACCGGCGCCCGCACCCGAACTGACCAGCCGTCGCCGCTGGCTGACCGGCGGTGCGGACGAAGAGCCCGCACCTGAGCCCAAGCCAGCCGGACGTCGTGCCGGCGGCACCTTGTTCGAGCGCATGGCTTCGCGCGGCGCGTCGAAGACGACCGACGACGACGACAAGGATCCGCTCGATATCCCGCGGTTCCTGCGCAGCCAGAACAACCAGTAA
- the ftsA gene encoding cell division protein FtsA, with translation MAKAVPEGLITALDVGSSKVSALIAQRSDDGQLVVLGTGQRESRGVKRGYVADMHATELAIREAVEQAERIAGTNIEDVWVSFSAGGLLSDVVKLEADLGGHRVEQADIDELLKAGRDAIDPQGKMVLHAQPTCYTIDGLAGVKRPLGLHADRLGIDIHVVSTEGSPVRNLDLCVRSAHLEVRSIIAAPVATGLACLTDEERELGVALVEIGAGVTNVSVFAGGVLAGLASIPMGSADITDDIASAFGTARTWAERTKCFHGSANLSPRDNHEMIDVQPAIPDEGAEGPRITKAQLNATIRQRLERLMTEIQKELKKLGFQDPIGRQIVLTGGGAELKGIADYAQQSLGNAVRVGRPKGLIALPEAHAGPAFATLAGLARFAAMDPIDLRALETSSHQMVTKTSPGALLQRLMTAFRSNY, from the coding sequence TCGTCCAAGGTCTCGGCGCTGATCGCGCAGCGCTCGGATGACGGGCAGCTCGTCGTGCTCGGTACCGGCCAGCGCGAGAGCCGCGGCGTCAAGCGTGGCTATGTCGCCGACATGCATGCCACCGAGCTTGCGATCCGCGAGGCGGTCGAGCAGGCCGAACGCATCGCCGGCACCAATATCGAAGACGTCTGGGTCAGCTTCTCGGCAGGCGGCCTACTGTCCGACGTCGTCAAGCTCGAAGCCGATCTCGGCGGTCACCGGGTCGAACAGGCCGATATCGACGAATTGCTCAAGGCCGGCCGCGACGCGATCGATCCGCAGGGCAAGATGGTGCTCCACGCCCAGCCGACCTGCTACACGATCGACGGCCTTGCCGGGGTCAAGCGCCCGCTCGGGCTCCATGCCGACCGTCTCGGCATCGACATCCACGTCGTCTCGACCGAAGGCTCGCCGGTCCGCAATCTCGATCTCTGCGTGCGCTCGGCGCATCTCGAGGTCCGCTCGATCATCGCGGCGCCGGTCGCTACCGGTCTCGCCTGCCTCACTGACGAGGAGCGCGAGCTTGGCGTCGCTTTGGTCGAGATCGGCGCAGGCGTGACCAACGTCTCGGTGTTCGCCGGCGGCGTGCTTGCGGGACTCGCCTCGATCCCGATGGGGTCGGCCGACATCACCGACGACATCGCCTCGGCCTTCGGCACCGCGCGCACCTGGGCCGAGCGCACCAAATGCTTCCACGGCTCGGCGAACCTGTCCCCGCGCGACAATCACGAGATGATCGACGTCCAGCCGGCAATCCCCGACGAAGGCGCCGAGGGGCCGCGCATCACCAAGGCGCAGCTCAACGCGACGATCCGCCAGCGCCTCGAACGGCTGATGACCGAGATCCAGAAGGAGCTGAAGAAGCTCGGCTTCCAGGACCCGATCGGTCGCCAGATCGTCCTCACCGGCGGCGGCGCCGAGCTGAAGGGCATCGCCGATTATGCGCAGCAGTCGCTGGGCAATGCCGTCCGCGTCGGCCGTCCCAAGGGGCTGATCGCGCTGCCGGAAGCGCATGCCGGCCCGGCCTTCGCGACGCTCGCCGGTCTCGCGCGCTTCGCCGCGATGGACCCGATCGATCTGCGCGCGCTGGAAACCTCGAGCCACCAGATGGTCACCAAGACCAGCCCCGGTGCGCTTCTTCAGCGGCTGATGACGGCGTTTCGGTCGAATTATTAA